A window of the Pseudomonas gozinkensis genome harbors these coding sequences:
- the fabB gene encoding beta-ketoacyl-ACP synthase I, with protein sequence MRRVVITGLGIVSCLGNDKETVSANLRASRPGIRFNPEYAEMGLRSQVSGSIDLNLEELIDRKIYRFVGHAAAYAYLAMKDAITDSGLTEEQVSNPRTGLIAGSGGASTLNQMEALDILREKGVKRVGPYRVTRTMSSTVSACLATPFKIKGLNYSIASACATSAHCIGTAMEQIQMGKQDIVFAGGGEEEHWSQSFLFDAMGALSSKRNDTPEQASRAYDADRDGFVIAGGGGMVVVEELEHALARGAKIYAEIVGYGATSDGYDMVAPSGEGAIRCMQQALSTVDTPIDYLNTHGTSTPVGDVAEMKGVREVFGDKAPAISSTKSLSGHSLGAAGVHEAIYCMLMMEGNFIAGSANIDELDPEVADLPVLTKTRENATINTVMSNSFGFGGTNATLVLKRWEGK encoded by the coding sequence ATGCGCCGCGTCGTTATCACTGGTCTGGGCATCGTTTCGTGCCTGGGCAATGACAAAGAGACCGTCTCCGCTAACCTGCGTGCAAGCCGCCCTGGCATCCGGTTCAACCCGGAATATGCCGAAATGGGTCTGCGTAGCCAGGTTTCCGGCTCCATCGACCTCAACCTTGAAGAGCTGATCGATCGCAAGATCTATCGCTTCGTCGGCCACGCAGCGGCTTACGCCTACCTGGCCATGAAAGACGCCATCACCGACTCCGGCCTGACCGAAGAGCAGGTGTCCAACCCGCGTACCGGCCTGATCGCAGGTTCCGGCGGCGCATCGACCCTGAACCAGATGGAAGCGCTGGACATCCTGCGCGAGAAAGGCGTCAAGCGCGTCGGCCCATACCGCGTAACGCGGACCATGAGCAGCACCGTTTCGGCTTGCCTGGCCACGCCGTTCAAGATCAAGGGCCTGAACTACTCCATCGCTTCTGCCTGCGCCACCAGTGCTCACTGCATCGGTACCGCCATGGAACAGATCCAGATGGGCAAGCAGGACATCGTTTTCGCCGGTGGCGGTGAAGAAGAGCACTGGAGCCAGTCGTTCCTGTTCGACGCAATGGGCGCTCTGTCCAGCAAGCGTAACGACACCCCTGAACAAGCCTCCCGTGCCTACGACGCCGACCGTGACGGTTTCGTCATCGCTGGCGGTGGCGGCATGGTGGTGGTCGAGGAGCTGGAACACGCTCTGGCCCGTGGCGCGAAGATCTACGCGGAAATCGTTGGCTACGGCGCGACTTCCGATGGCTACGACATGGTGGCTCCAAGCGGCGAAGGCGCAATCCGCTGCATGCAGCAGGCGCTGTCCACCGTCGACACCCCGATCGACTACCTGAACACCCACGGCACTTCGACTCCGGTCGGCGACGTCGCGGAAATGAAAGGTGTGCGTGAAGTGTTCGGCGACAAGGCCCCGGCCATCAGCTCCACCAAGAGCCTGTCGGGTCACTCCCTGGGCGCCGCCGGCGTTCACGAAGCGATCTACTGCATGCTGATGATGGAAGGCAACTTCATCGCCGGTTCCGCCAACATCGACGAACTGGACCCTGAAGTGGCCGATCTGCCGGTGCTGACCAAGACCCGCGAGAACGCCACCATCAACACCGTGATGAGCAACAGCTTCGGCTTCGGTGGCACCAACGCCACCCTCGTGCTGAAGCGCTGGGAAGGCAAGTAA
- the fabA gene encoding 3-hydroxyacyl-[acyl-carrier-protein] dehydratase FabA, giving the protein MTKQNAFTREDLLRCSRGELFGPGNAQLPAPNMLMVDRITLISEEGGKYGKGELVAELDINPDLWFFACHFEGDPVMPGCLGLDAMWQLVGFFLGWQGLPGRGRALGSGEVKFFGQVLPTAKKVTYNIHIKRVLKGKLNLAIADGSVTVDGREIYTAEGLRVGVFTSTDNF; this is encoded by the coding sequence ATGACCAAACAAAACGCCTTTACTCGGGAAGACCTGCTGCGCTGCAGTCGCGGTGAGCTGTTCGGCCCTGGTAACGCGCAACTGCCCGCCCCGAACATGCTGATGGTGGATCGCATCACCCTGATCAGCGAAGAAGGCGGCAAGTACGGCAAAGGTGAATTGGTCGCCGAGCTGGATATCAACCCTGACCTGTGGTTCTTCGCGTGCCACTTCGAAGGCGATCCGGTGATGCCGGGCTGCCTGGGTCTGGACGCCATGTGGCAACTGGTCGGTTTCTTCCTGGGCTGGCAAGGCCTGCCGGGCCGTGGCCGTGCGCTGGGTTCGGGCGAAGTGAAATTCTTCGGCCAGGTCCTGCCGACCGCCAAGAAAGTCACCTACAACATTCATATCAAGCGCGTCCTCAAGGGCAAGCTGAACCTGGCCATTGCCGACGGTTCGGTGACTGTCGACGGTCGCGAAATCTACACCGCCGAAGGCCTTCGCGTCGGCGTGTTCACCTCCACTGACAACTTCTAA
- the mazG gene encoding nucleoside triphosphate pyrophosphohydrolase, translating to MYSLEDLLHLMNRLRDPQYGCPWDIKQTYATIVPHTLEEAYEVADAIERGDFDHLQGELGDLLFQVVYYSQLAREEGRFEFAGVVDSITRKLIRRHPHVFPTGDLYAPLDVPRLNEEQVKQRWEEIKAEERAEKSTEPQQLSLLDDVPAALPALSRSAKLQKRAGQVGFDWPDALPVLDKVREELDEVLEAMSENDPQAVADEIGDLLFSVVNLARHLKVDPETALRGANGKFERRFRFIEQALRDTHRPMEDCTLEELDALWGEAKRQEKNLPSCG from the coding sequence ATGTATAGCCTTGAAGACCTGCTGCACCTGATGAACCGTCTGCGCGACCCGCAGTATGGTTGCCCGTGGGACATCAAGCAGACTTACGCGACCATCGTCCCGCACACCCTTGAAGAGGCCTACGAAGTCGCCGACGCCATCGAGCGCGGCGACTTCGACCACTTGCAGGGCGAGTTGGGCGATCTGCTGTTTCAGGTGGTGTATTACAGCCAGTTGGCACGGGAAGAGGGGCGGTTCGAATTTGCCGGGGTGGTCGACAGCATCACCCGTAAACTGATCCGTCGCCATCCGCACGTGTTTCCCACTGGCGATCTGTATGCGCCGCTGGACGTGCCGCGTCTGAACGAGGAGCAGGTCAAGCAGCGCTGGGAGGAGATCAAGGCCGAAGAACGCGCCGAGAAATCCACCGAGCCGCAGCAACTGTCACTGCTCGACGATGTGCCGGCCGCATTGCCGGCACTGTCCCGCTCGGCCAAATTGCAGAAGCGCGCCGGGCAAGTCGGTTTCGACTGGCCGGACGCGTTACCGGTGCTGGACAAGGTGCGTGAAGAGCTCGATGAAGTGCTTGAAGCCATGTCCGAAAATGACCCGCAAGCGGTGGCGGACGAGATCGGCGATCTGCTGTTTTCCGTGGTCAATCTGGCCCGGCATCTGAAGGTCGATCCGGAAACCGCACTGCGTGGCGCCAACGGCAAGTTCGAACGACGTTTCCGTTTTATCGAACAGGCATTGCGCGACACCCACCGCCCCATGGAAGATTGCACCCTCGAAGAGTTGGACGCCCTGTGGGGCGAAGCCAAACGTCAGGAAAAGAATTTGCCCAGCTGCGGCTGA
- a CDS encoding DUF2058 domain-containing protein: MSLSLRDQLLKAGLVNQKQAKQVSKDKQKQQRLAHKGQIELDDSQQRAAQEAQAEKVKRDQELNRQQQEKAEAKARAAQVKQLIEVSRLPKLTTEDYYNFVDDKKVKRISVNTLMRNKLSSGSLAIVHHAGGYEVIPREAALKIQERDPQRIVQLNEKVEEVNAEDDPYAAYVIPDDLMW; this comes from the coding sequence ATGAGCCTTTCCCTTCGCGACCAGTTGCTCAAAGCAGGGCTGGTCAACCAAAAGCAGGCCAAGCAGGTCAGCAAAGACAAACAGAAACAGCAGCGCCTGGCCCACAAGGGCCAGATCGAACTGGACGACTCCCAGCAGCGTGCTGCCCAGGAAGCCCAGGCCGAGAAGGTCAAGCGCGACCAGGAGCTGAACCGTCAGCAGCAGGAGAAGGCGGAAGCCAAGGCCCGCGCCGCCCAGGTCAAGCAGTTGATCGAAGTCTCGCGTCTGCCGAAGCTGACCACCGAGGACTACTACAACTTCGTCGACGACAAGAAGGTCAAGCGCATCTCCGTCAACACGCTAATGCGCAACAAGCTCAGCAGCGGTTCGCTGGCGATCGTGCACCATGCCGGCGGCTATGAAGTGATTCCTCGTGAGGCGGCCCTGAAGATCCAGGAACGCGATCCACAGCGCATCGTGCAGCTCAACGAGAAGGTCGAAGAGGTCAATGCCGAGGACGATCCGTACGCGGCCTATGTGATCCCTGATGATCTGATGTGGTAA